Proteins found in one Deltaproteobacteria bacterium genomic segment:
- a CDS encoding type 1 glutamine amidotransferase → MSKIAVIIDNLFEDSEYTEPAKEFLNAGHKLVHVGLKSGETVKGKKKDTPVKIEKSVEDVSVDNFDALLIPGGYSPDRLRADDRAVQFAKDFFESGKPVFAICHGPQLLITADVLRGRKVTGWKSIVQDIKNAGSNFLDQEVVVDGNLISSRHPGDLPAFIKASLNHLVQQPLPHCTVAPSAEQARGYNEDEPCDDARGAE, encoded by the coding sequence ATGAGCAAAATCGCTGTTATTATAGACAACTTATTTGAGGATTCAGAATATACAGAGCCGGCAAAGGAGTTTCTAAATGCCGGACATAAACTTGTTCATGTAGGCCTAAAGTCCGGTGAGACAGTGAAGGGAAAGAAAAAGGATACTCCAGTTAAGATCGAGAAATCCGTGGAGGATGTATCAGTAGATAATTTTGACGCACTTTTGATACCTGGTGGATATTCTCCAGATCGACTAAGGGCAGACGATAGAGCTGTTCAATTCGCTAAAGATTTTTTCGAGAGTGGCAAACCGGTATTTGCAATATGTCATGGCCCGCAACTATTGATTACGGCAGATGTCCTTCGGGGACGAAAAGTAACCGGCTGGAAGTCGATCGTTCAAGATATCAAAAATGCCGGCTCTAATTTTTTGGATCAGGAAGTGGTGGTGGATGGAAATCTCATTTCAAGCCGGCACCCTGGGGATCTTCCGGCTTTTATAAAGGCATCCCTTAACCATTTGGTTCAACAGCCCCTACCGCATTGCACGGTCGCACCGAGTGCCGAACAAGCCAGAGGTTATAACGAAGATGAACCCTGCGATGACGCCCGAGGCGCGGAATAA